The sequence CGTATTTCTTCATGAAGGAGATAGGGTCTGCCCCTGGTCggttacaatatttatttcgacGTCTCGCAGGGACGCGTGGGGTGAACTGCAGTTTGGCAGGCGAGGAAGGGAAGGAAAGGAAAAGCACGCGAACGCGCCACACTCGTGACCGCAACCGCAAGCTTTCCGAGCGAGCTTTTCGCGTCGAGGTTCTTTCCCTCGAGCTCCCTCGCGACCCAGTAAAACAACCCCCATGTTCCAGTTCCTAGGTGGGGCTCGTTCCTCGCGGCCATCCACGTCCCCAACCCCGCACGTTTAACCAATTCTATCGAATTCCCGATTTCGTCGTAAATCAGAATTCGCGGTAATTCGTTTATCAAATTCTTGAAATAACAACTgacagaaaaattaataaaatccggTGTATTAAATTTTTCGTTGGTGCTATTCTTACCGAATTCGCTTTATCGGAAGCTTAGGTATTTAAACGAATCTTTCTAAGCGAAATGGAAAGAATCGTTTATTAACTTGGAACTTCGACTCGGTTCATTATCTATCGCTAATTCAACTTCCTTGGATTTTATTCGATATTTAGACCATTGTCGATAACGCACGGGGTTACAGGTTCGTGGAATTGCCATTTTGAAAATAGATGACACTCTTATCATCCCGATATCTAGTATGTTAGTTATACTAGTTTATAAGTAGGAGCGAGAATTTTTCTCGCATTCCCGATTCGTAATTTCGCGTAGAATTTCGCAGGGAAACGGAGGAAAGAAAAATTCTCACGGCTGGAAATTAATTCCGCGCGATTTATTCACGCTGTCCCCTGTTTCTTTGTCCAGGAATGCCCAGGCGAGGCGAAGGACTTCAGAGCGGAGCAGTGCGCCGAATTCAACAGCATACCGTTCGACGGAATTTACTACGAGTGAGTATCGGGAACGGTCCCAGTGACGCGTACTGTCAGCGCATCGCTGCAAATCGTTTTGGAATCCCGATGGAGTTGCTGGATACGCGGCGAATGTGATTTATCGTCGATGTCATATTCGACAGGGGAGGGTCCGCGGCCTTTTCGCCGATCTCCGGCGAGATCTAATGGTCGTTCGAAGTTGAAATCCATGCTCGTTCGAATTCGCGTTCGAATTTCACGTCACCGAGGCGCAGACGATGAAACGCGAATTGTTTCGCGAAGAGCACTTTTTTCTGCGGGGCGGAAATATCCCGCCGATATTTAGCTGAACGTTAGCTGGACAGAACGAGAGATCGTGGGATTTTTCGGCTCTAAACGTGCTTATACGAATCGCTTATATCGATCATAAATTTCGCGAATTTCGTTCACGTTGACGCGTTCGTTCTGGAGCTGTTTTTTCTCATAAACGCGCGTTGTCCTGCGTTAATTTTAGATTGGTCCATCCGAAGGCAATCGCAATAAAAGTGTACGTGATtcgatgaaaaaaaatcgaaggtgACTCGTTTCTCTAAACACCAAGTAACGAACGAATCGGTGACGTCATGTTATTGCGTTTACTCGGGAGACTATAAAAAGTGACCGCGTAATTCCCCAAGGTTCCCGAAATTTCGTCGATCCGTTTACTGAATCGTTtcacgaataaaaatttttccgaTTGCTTATCTTAACTGAAGAAAAAAACGAGAAACAATTGCTATACCACGAACGACGATACGTGGTAAAAAGCCGATCGGAGTAACGTCACCGCTCTCCTCTTACGCAATGCAAATAATCGCGGTAAGAGGCACGGAACgtggagaaaagaaaagaaaacgcgGCGTGAAATCGCGTCAGGTGGATCCTTAAAAAGCTCCGCAGCTGGTTTGAAACAGGAGAGCAGCCAGTTATCGAGAAGATCGATGGCGAACGCCGGATCTTCGCGCCATAAAACGGCCAACGGCGAGACTAATCGCGCAAAATCGTTCGCAGTTGGATCCCGTACACCGGCGGGCCGAACAAGTGCGATTTGAATTGCATGCCGCGCGGCGAGCGTTTCTTCTACAAGCACAGGCAGATGGTGATCGACGGGACGCCATGCGAGGCCGAGAAGCACGACGTCTGTGTCGGAGGGAAATGCATGGTGAGTTAACGATCCTCGATtcaccgcgacgggaccaacgCGAATTCGTTTCCGTCCGGGCCCCTCTCTCGTTTTGTCGCGAGGACAATCGGGGGACGGGAAAGCCCGCGATCCTGTTACAGCGAGTCGACGCGATACCGATCGACGCGTCAGCGTGTAATTTCTCTTTGATTGCCAGCACGTCGGATGCGACATGATGCTTGGAAGCGACGTGAAGGAGGATGCGTGCCGGGAATGCGGCGGCGATGGCTCCAACTGCAACACCGTTTCCAGTTTGTTCGACACCGACGATCTTCAACGGGGTAAGCCGAGGAATCTCCTCGTCTTCgctttcttccttttcttccttCGTCGGTTGCCGCCCGATCAAGGCTGCGACCGAGAGACGAACGAGAAGCTGCGGCAATCGGCCGAGAGACCAGTCAGCCGAGAGTTTGCTCAACATTCTTCGCCGATATTTCGTTTTTTAACCCCTCGcgaacggaagtgccgaggagAGGGATGTATCGAGAGATAAACAGCGGATAGGATTTATTTAGAACGCGAATCGATTGATTAACTGTTGATCGATTACTGTAAATTTGCTATAAACGCTCGATTGTCAATGAGTCAGATATTTTTAAGGAATAAAGTTAGGATACTCGCGGATAGCAAAGTTTGTAAAAGTCGATGATAGCAAATAACGTGGGAATTAtattttttcgtcgaattttCCACAGGATACGTCGATATCATATTGATACCGAAGGGAGCGACGAACGTGGTGATAAAGGAGATCGAGGCGTCGAACAATTACTTAGGTGAGTGGAGCTAAAAGTCACACGATTTTCGTTTTAACGGAGAAAATTAAGAGTTGATAAAGCACCGTTGGTTGTTGACGTTTTAACGCGTTTCGTACCGGCAGCTATTAGAAACACTTCGGGACACTATTATCTAAATGGAAACTGGAGGATAGATTTTCCGCGGAGCCTGAAATTCGCCGGGACCATATTCCATTATTCGAGAGATCCGCAAGGTTTCGCGGCACCCGATACCATTACCACCTTGGGCCGACGAGTGAACCAATTTACGTGGTGGTAAGTGGCTGCATCGCTCTTAAATAGCGAATTATACTGTCATATAGTCGAAAAGATTCGCTTCCTTTCGCTGAGGCAAGTAAAACAAGTGGAACGACTAAATGGCAGAATACTCCTTGATTCCGGCTTCTCTTCGCGAAATTAACTCGTTTCGCCAAGAGTGCGAGATTTAATTAAACAGACGTAACGACAGAGACAAATTATCCTAGTAAAATTATCCGGCAAACGGAAAAAGCGGTCCTGAAAAGCGAAAAAATAACAGGAGAAATCTAACGTCGATTACcggtaaaaaataatttgtctCTCGCTTATACGATTTCTCTGCCATTTTTTCGCAACTTCAAATTCGTTTAAGAGAAAGTTCACGCGGAATGTCAGTCAAGCAGGGAGAGTTTACAGAGAAGCTTAATAGTTTCTAAGAATAATCGAGTGGAAGGATAATTCTCGTAACGCGATGTTCGACAGCTTCTCTACCAAGAGCATAACGTCGGGGTGCACTACGAATACAGCATACCGAAGAAATACTCCAAGCAAACCGGCGCGGATAGCTACACGTGGATAGCCGATGAATTTTCCAGCTGCAGTGCGACTTGCGGCAGAGGtaatatttcgaaaattaataCCTAAGTACACGGCGAACGTGATCGATAATCGGATAGCCTGGCCAAACCAGTACGCTGAACGGTTCCATCGGTTCTAAATTTCATAGAGCAATTTACGAGCGGACGGATGCTAGGGTTTGATGaacgtttattaattaatatgctTTCCATTTAGCCTCCGTGAAACAGATCATTCCGTGTCTATCGCGCGTTGAATCGTCGGACAGGTGGAAACGGCTGTTAAGGGTGAAAGTTGTCCGTGTTCCTCGCATTCGAAAGCAGATTCTCCTTTTCGCTTCTGAAATAGAATTTATTCGCTCGAACTCGCGTTTCAccatttaaaatttctttttcttttatactCGTACCGTGATTCATCGGTGAAGGTGTACGCGATTTTAATCGTAATCTTCGGGTACCGCGAAGAATTATAGAATTGACGAAAATCTTGGCCAAAGTTAGAATTGTTCAGAATGTAATGAAAAGTTTTTAAACGCGAGGAAATGCTTTCGCAAAGGTTATCAATCGAGACGCGTGGCCTGCGTTCGGAGAAGGGACAGCCAACCGGTGGATGAGAGCCTTTGCGACCCGGAGTTGGAACCAGCTGACACACAAGCTTGTAACGAGGACCCGTGTCCACCTGTGTGGGTGGAGGGCGAGTGGGGCCCCTGTAGCAAGGACTGCGGCAAAGGAGGCGAGCAGACCAGAGAGATCAAATGCGAGCAGGTCGTCTCCGGCGGAATCCCTACGGTGGTGGACGACAGTCTGTGTCTGCAGAAGGTGGGACCAAAAGGGCCCACCAGCCAGGAGTGTAACACGAAATTGGTGTGCCCGCAATTCCACGTAGGACCCTGGAAACCGGTACGAATTCCTTCCCCTGAAACAACGATTTTCTCGTATTGAAAATTCTCATAATTGCCAACGCGATAATTTAACATAGAATTGCGCGAATGAAGTTTGGAAAATTATCTAAACCTGTTATTAATTGCTAATATTAATTCTCGAAGGAGGAAATAATTTGAATAGATTTCACCTTCGATCAAAGTATATAACTATTGGCTGAAATTTTACGGAGATGTCTGGTTTATTGTTTGACAGTGCGACCGTTTGTGCGGTCCAGGGAAGCAGGTGAGAAGAGTGACGTGTTACAAGAAGACAAACGGGAAGATCGAAGTGCTGGAGGACAAGGCTTGCCACGGAGAGGTTCCCGAGCGTGAGAAACCTTGCGAATTGAGACCTTGCGCGGGCCTCGACTGGTCACGTCGGATTGGAGTGGTGTAAGCTCGCAATTTTTCACGCGATACCACCAAAAGCACACGTGCCTATCCCATTTCGAATATTCCCGCCGCGGAAAGTAGAAGCTTCTGATAGAAATATTTCGGCAAGCAATATCACAAGAGCAGCACGTACTTAAATGAAAAGTGTCCCATTTCTTCCCGGATGATTCTTCCGAGATTACTGCTTGACTCTGCTCACTTTTCCCCAGTGCGACGAGAAATGCGGGCTGACTCAAGAGACCAGGACCACTCGCTGCGCCACTCAAGATGGGACCGTTTATCCGGACGAGAAATGCGACGCGACGAAGAAGCCGGAATTGACGCAGGACTGCAAGAGCAAGAAGGAGTGCGAGTTCTTGTGGTTCGCTTCTCTGTGGAGCGACGTAAGTTAATTACATATCTTCTCGGAACCTTGTCGACAGTTGTGACATTTTGCCGATGTAATTTTAACACGCGTCACACGCCATTCTCCACTGTCCCGaatttaacgagattataaATTCCTACGCACGCGAGAAGTCGCAGAGTCGCGACCCCAAACTCGTCGATTTATTCGAAGAAACGGGGACAAAATTTGAATCGTTTTATCGCGAGATATTATCGCAAGACTTAACGCTAAACCTCAATAACGTTAATTCGTAAAGTTACGCGACACTTGTGCGAGAAGATCCCGTTTGTAATCCAAGCCACGATCGACTTAACGATTACATTGGGCCCTCAGTGTTCGGCAGACTGTGGGTCAGGTGTGCAGAACCGCAAGGTGTTCTGCGTCTCTTTGGACGGTGAAGCGATGAAGAAAGTGTCGGATGAGAACTGCGACCTGGAAAAGAAGATGAACGACACGAAGGTCTGCGTCGCTGAGGAGGAGTGCAAAGGCGAGTGGTTCGCCGGGCCATGGAGCAAGGTAAGCGAACGATTTCCAATGATCGAGGACGATTTCACCTGCGAACGAAGGTAACAAGCTGTCGTCGACGAGagagtagtattttatttcaaattttcaaaggTTTCCCTTCCTAGCTGTTTCGTAAAGCCTCGCTTCGCAGGCTTTTCCTCCTTCGTTCCCGCGTCGAACAATCGAAATCCTCGGCTCGACTTGAGGCGATCGATTTTCTGAGAAAATCTGCCGTTGCTGCGTGAGGTATTCGCGAGAAATACACCGCGTCGTGTTCCCTTGGCCGCCGAAGAAATCCAATATCTTCGACGGCTTTGTAGCGAGCCTAACAAGAAGCGTCCGCCTCAAATTTCTTCCATTAATCACCTTATCGTGTTCCAGTGCTCGAAACCGTGTGGCGGTGGCACGATGAGCCGCAAGGTGATTTGCATGAAGGACAACAAGATATCGAGCAACTGCGACCCCAAGCAGATCATATTCGCCATGGAATCGTGCAACAACCAACCGTGCGAGGAGGGTACGTTTCAAGTCCAAGGAAGTTCGCTTTcgattaaattcaattttctcctATCTCTTCGTCACTTATCACGCGAAGTGAGAAAGGATTAAGGACGAGAAATCATTCTCGAAGCGGATTACTTCGACGAACGAAGCAAATGTTACAAAGACTTTGGGTCTTTCACCCGTTCAGCTTCCGTTCGTTCTTTGCATGTGAACGAGTCGCGATATTTATCGGTGAAAATATACTCTGTACTCGATTTTGATTCGCATGTTGTTTTCAGACGAGGTAATTCCAGTGGAgtcgaacaaaatcgacgatctcACCAGCGAGGACGAAAAATGCGAAGTATTTGAGGACGAAGACTTCGTGACTGTCTCTTCCAGTCTCTCTAGCGTTAGTAAAACTTCCTTATAGCCAGAATTCCTTTAAATTCTTACCGAAAACCCTCGGAATAGTCTAGAAATTTCCGTTTTTAATCCTCCAACTCGAATTGATAGAATTTCGTTCAATAGGATAAATCCGACACGATGTCGGATCTCACGGAGGCAACGCCTCTCAGTTCGCCAAGCGCTGATGATACCAGCGAAATGTTAGGAGACGCCGCGTACACCAGAGGCGATATAACTCCAATAGAAACCGGAAGCGGCGAAGTTAGCGAAACAGAATTCACCGATTCGTTCATATACACGGAATTCAATACGGGATTGAAGACGTTCGAGGGCAGCGGGAGTGTCGATAACATGGACGTCGACGACCTGTCGACGACGGTGTCCGAGATCACGGAATCTGACGTTACCGAGGAGACAGTCGAGGGATCCACCTCGGACTCTACCGACGAGTCAACCTTGGAATCGGTGACGCAGGAAACGACGGCGTCTGGCGGTAAATCGACGAGATTCCGATTCTAAAATTATTTCGCGGATAATTTTCCCACGTTGTATGACTATTTCCGTTGCGAATGTTTCAGAGACGACGGAATCCGGGGCAACCGAAGAAACGACGACCGGATCGAGCGATGAGACTTCCGAGGCCGGAGCTTCGGAAAGTACCGACGTTTCGTCAGTGACGGAATCTACGGAGACAGAAGCTACTGGGCCGACAGAGGCTACCGAATCGGGTGCAACAGCGGAAACTGTCGTGGGGGATGTAAAAGGCGAACCTCAGGAGGAATCGGACGAATCGACATCGGTCTTGGGGATCACAGAATCAGGTGCCACTGAGGAGACCACCGAGTCAGGGCCTACGGAATCAACGATGTCCACGGAATCAGGAGCTACAGAGGAAACCACGGAATCCGGAGCTACGACAGAATCTGAAGGCACAACCGAGTCCGGAGCCACGACAGAATCCGGAGCTACGACAGAATCCGGAGCTACGACAGAATCCGGAGCTACGACAGAATCCGGAGCTACGACAGAGTCTGGTGCCACGACGGAACTTGAAGCTACGACAGAGTCCGGAGCAACGGAAGTCACTGAAACAACAGAATCTGGAGCGACGACAGAATCTGGAGCGACAGAGACTGAAGTTACAACGGAATCTGGAGCTACGACTGAGTCAGTAGCGACAGAAATGACCGAATCGACAGAGTCTGGAGCAACTACCGAGACTACCGAATCTGGTCTCACGGAAACTACCGAATCAGGTATGACCACCGGGTCTGGGATGAGCACCGAGTCTGGGATGAGTACCGAGTCTGGCATGACCACCGAATCTGGGATGAGTACCGAGTCTGGCATGACTACCGAGTCTGGCATGACCACCGAGTCTGGCATGACCACCGAGTCTGGTATGACTACCGAATCTGGCATGTCTACCGAATCTGGAATGACTACCGAGTCTGGTATGTCTACCGAGTCTGGTATGTCTACCGAATCTGGTATGACTACCGAGTCTGGAATGACTACCGAATCTGGTATGACCACGGAATCCGGCGAAACAACGACCGAGGAAACAACAGTTTCCGGGGAGACCACTGAATCTGGCGCCACAACTGAGTCAGGAGAAACTACAGAATCAGGTGCAACAACAGAGAGCAGCGAAACATCTGTGACCGAAGTGACAGAGACTACAGTTTCTGGATTAACACCGTCAACCGACGAAGAGGAGACTGAAATGACCGAGAAAACTCACAGTAAGTTACTTCTGAAGGTGTTTATTTTATATGCGGAAGGTGGGTGCCGATGCGGAAAGTGCGAAGTTCACTATTTTGGGAAAGATCCATGATGTTCTGCAGACGCAAACGAACTGTCGCGCTTTTCTTTCCCAATTCGACGTCGAGGTGGTCCGCGAGTCATGGGGCCCTGGTTGTAAAGACATAAACCAGGTCCCCATTGACCTGAAGTCCTCGACGTCGCGAAGGAGAGGAAAAACCCGAAAAACCTTTGCTTTCCGCATCTGCCGTGTGTCCTGACACTTCAATCAATTGTTACCTCCTCGCCTGTTTTACCAACGGATCACGATTATACCTAATTTTTCAGTATCCGAATTCTGGACGACTGTCAGTCCAGACGAGAGCACCGCATCGCGGAAATCTCGCGTTTGCAAAGTTCTGAGGAAGAAGACCTGTAAGACCTCGATTTATGGTTGTTGTTACGATGGAATCACCATGGCACAAGGACCCTTCAGCCAAGGCTGTCCCGTTCCGCAGACTTGTAACGATACCAGATACGGTTGCTGTGCCGACGGAGTGTCCCCAGCGACTGGcccagacaaccagggctgTCCCGATTCGAATTGCGACGAAACGCTGTTCGGTTGTTGCCCCGACGGAGTCACCGTTTCAGAGGGCAACGACTATGAGGGCTGCAAGAAACCCTGTAACGAGACCGAGTTAGTTTCGACGAATTtcgctttttaaatatttaaatattcgataaatatttcaCCACGATATTTGACAAATATTTCAGATTTGGCTGTTGCCCTGATAACGAGACTCCTGCCAGCGGAGTGGATAATTTGGGATGCTGTAATGTTACCAAATTTGGCTGCTGTCCCGATGGAATGAAACCTGCCACTGGACCAGACGAAGAAGGTACAGCGACATGTTTGCTGACTACGAGAATCTACTATAATCGCGTCGATGACTATGATAGTATCAAGAGTTTTGATCCGTGTAATGATTACAGGCTGCGAGGTAACTCCTGTCAGTCACGTAACAGAAAAATACGAGACACCTACCGTACAGGAAGATTGTACGAACACCACCTACGGATGTTGCCCGGATGGAGTTTCTACTGCGACTGGTTCGAACTTCGAGGGATGCGGTGTAATCAACGAACAGAACTGCACCGTGTCGTACTTCGGATGCTGTCCAGGCAGCACTTCCCCAGGTTTGTCAGAAAGTCAACCCTTCGCCTAGAATATCGCGAGAAATCGCGGTAAGGTTACTGATTAATTTTCCCCGATGTCTTCTTGCCTCGAAAGTCTCGTTGATTATGACACTTTTGCTAGGTAGTCGAATGACTCGAAAACTCAGTTAACTATGACACTTTCGTTTGGTACTAGAATAACTCCAAAACTCAGTTAATTATGACACTTTTGCTTGGTACTCGAATACTTCGCAAATTCAGTTAATTATGACACTTTTTCTTGGTACCCGAATAACTGGGAAACTCAATTATGACACTTTTGCTTGGTACCCGAATAACTGGGAAACTCAATTATGACACTTTTGCTAGGTACTCGAATAACTCAAACACTCAGTTAATTATGACACTTTTTCTTGGTACTAGAATAACTCGAAAACTCGGTTAATTATGACACTTTTGCTTGGTACTCGAATACTTCGCAAACTCAGTTAATTATGACACTTTCGCTTGGTACTCGAATAACTAGAAAACTCAGTGAATAAAGTGAATAACTGGAAATCTCACGCAGCCCTTGGACCCAACAACCTCGGCTGCCACATGGCCTGCGAGAACAGCACCTATGGTTGCTGCGAGGATGGCGTCACCCCGGCTCACGGTCCAAATAGAGAGGGTTGTTGCCTATCAACACCGTACAAGTGCTGCCCAGACAACATACTCCCGGCTCGAGGTCCAGACTTTTACGGCTGCGGATGCCAGTACACGAGATTCGGCTGTTGCCCTGACAATAGCACGGCAGCTCGCGGACCAAACAGCGAGGGTTGCGGTTGCAAGTACACACCTAACGGCTGCTGCCCTAATCGCTTCACCCCGGCCACAGGGCCAAATTACGATGGTTGTCCTTGTTACACGTACCAGTTCGGTTGCTGCCCTGATGGTGTCACTATCGCCAAGGGACCTCGCGGATTAGGTAATCTCACGAAAGTGGAATATCCTTGATTCCGGTATAAAACCTCGATAATGCGATCATCGTGGTAGATAATCGCAGAAACTCGCATCGAGCATGAAGAAGGGAGAAGAATTCGTAGTAACTGACGTGGTTTGACTGAATTCTCAGGTTGCGGCTGCGAGAATACCGAATTCAAGTGCTGCTCCGACGGAAAAACGCCGGCAAAGGGTGAAAACTACGCCGGCTGCACTTGCGACGCCTCCAAGTACGGATGTTGTCCCGACGGGGTAGAGGAAGCTCAAGGGGAGAACTTCGAGGGTTGTCTGACGGTCCCAGTTCCTCTTGGCTCGGCCTGCGCGTTGAAGAGGGACAGAGGCTCCTGCAGAGATTTCACCGTCAACTGGTACTTCGACACGGAGTACGGTGGTTGCTCGCGATTCTGGTACGGAGGCTGCGAGGGTAACAACAATCGATTCAAGACACAAGGAGAGTGCAAAGACGTGTGCGTGCAGCCCAAAGGAAAAGGTAGATTGAAcgtaatttcaatatttttcgagaattctttatgaaatatttcaccggtttaacccatttgcatcataagCGCATATATGTGCGCATTTTGCCTGGCCACTATCACCAGATTTTTACTTAGACATTTATCACCAAAGCGCATATTATTTATACCAGGCCTGTCCAGCGGTGGTGTCCCTCACGCACTTTATTTCCCTTCTATGCTCATagacagctctctctctctctctccctttctctctcccctCTTGTCTTATCCGCTATCTGTGCTGTTTTGACGCTTGACGTGGGCTGACCGTCTTGGCGCTCATACCGTAACCATGACAACCACCGCTTATCAAACggcatttttaaccctttgcactcgagaggtgacCATCAGTCaccatttaataaaatttggaaACCGATATTAACTGATATactaaatttaagataatgtaataGTGTGCGGTGCAATGGAATTAAATAATTCAATGCGTTAATCATCACacgattttttatttacttctcTAAAAAATATCATCGGCTTTGTGGTAGAAAATCTTCAAATTCCTATTCTTCTATTgcgaaaaaatcgtcgagtgcaaagggttaatgaagtaaaaattctttatttatctaatatt is a genomic window of Lasioglossum baleicum unplaced genomic scaffold, iyLasBale1 scaffold1532, whole genome shotgun sequence containing:
- the LOC143220756 gene encoding LOW QUALITY PROTEIN: papilin-like (The sequence of the model RefSeq protein was modified relative to this genomic sequence to represent the inferred CDS: inserted 2 bases in 2 codons; substituted 1 base at 1 genomic stop codon), which encodes MPRGERFFYKHRQMVIDGTPCEAEKHDVCVGGKCMHVGCDMMLGSDVKEDACRECGGDGSNCNTVSSLFDTDDLQRGYVDIILIPKGATNVVIKEIEASNNYLAIRNTSGHYYLNGNWRIDFPRSLKFAGTIFHYSRDPQGFAAPDTITXLGPTSEPIYVVLLYQEHNVGVHYEYSIPKKYSKQTGADSYTWIADEFSSCSATCGRGYQSRRVACVRRRDSQPVDESLCDPELEPADTQACNEDPCPPVWVEGEWGPCSKDCGKGGEQTREIKCEQVVSGGIPTVVDDSLCLQKVGPKGPTSQECNTKLVCPQFHVGPWKPCDRLCGPGKQVRRVTCYKKTNGKIEVLEDKACHGEVPEREKPCELRPCAGLDWXTSDWSGCDEKCGLTQETRTTRCATQDGTVYPDEKCDATKKPELTQDCKSKKECEFLWFASLWSDCSADCGSGVQNRKVFCVSLDGEAMKKVSDENCDLEKKMNDTKVCVAEEECKGEWFAGPWSKCSKPCGGGTMSRKVICMKDNKISSNCDPKQIIFAMESCNNQPCEEDEVIPVESNKIDDLTSEDEKCEVFEDEDFVTVSSSLSSDKSDTMSDLTEATPLSSPSADDTSEMLGDAAYTRGDITPIETGSGEVSETEFTDSFIYTEFNTGLKTFEGSGSVDNMDVDDLSTTVSEITESDVTEETVEGSTSDSTDESTLESVTQETTASGETTESGATEETTTGSSDETSEAGASESTDVSSVTESTETEATGPTEATESGATAETVVGDVKGEPQEESDESTSVLGITESGATEETTESGPTESTMSTESGATEETTESGATTESEGTTESGATTESGATTESGATTESGATTESGATTESGATTELEATTESGATEVTETTESGATTESGATETEVTTESGATTESVATEMTESTDTESGMTTESGMTTESGMTTESGMTTESGMSTESGMTTESGMSTESGMSTESGMTTESGMTTESGMTTESGETTTEETTVSGETTESGATTESGETTESGATTESSETSVTEVTETTVSGLTPSTDEEETEMTEKTHISEFWTTVSPDESTASRKSRVCKVLRKKTCKTSIYGCCYDGITMAQGPFSQGCPVPQTCNDTRYGCCADGVSPATGPDNQGCPDSNCDETLFGCCPDGVTVSEGNDYEGCKKPCNETEFGCCPDNETPASGVDNLGCCNVTKFGCCPDGMKPATGPDEEGCEVTPVSHVTEKYETPTVQEDCTNTTYGCCPDGVSTATGSNFEGCGVINEQNCTVSYFGCCPGSTSPALGPNNLGCHMACENSTYGCCEDGVTPAHGPNREGCCLSTPYKCCPDNILPARGPDFYGCGCQYTRFGCCPDNSTAARGPNSEGCGCKYTPNGCCPNRFTPATGPNYDGCPCYTYQFGCCPDGVTIAKGPRGLGCGCENTEFKCCSDGKTPAKGENYAGCTCDASKYGCCPDGVEEAQGENFEGCLTVPVPLGSACALKRDRGSCRDFTVNWYFDTEYGGCSRFWYGGCEGNNNRFKTQGECKDVCVQPKGKDICFLPRISGPCEGYFPTWYYDTERKQCGQFIYGGCLGNANKFKTKEECEELCVTADLDPCEQPKEAGPCGGNFTRWFYNAESQACEEFRYGGCKGNDNNFATRIACHQQCLQPGRRVKLTNVCRLEKDPGPCPGSGLRWYYDAKRQTCSQFVYGGCKGNANRFRSRAACEQRCPVKDSCLLPRAEGNCSEKQSRWYFDQSENRCMPFYYTGCGGNKNNFESRDACESDCPAKIEQDTCLLPAHMGECHNYTQRWYYDSYEQQCRQFYYGGCGGNENNFVSEQDCFTRCQTTITTVAPSREVEFKPDFCFLPDEHGPCSEEQVKWFYDSREGICKQFRYGGCQSNGNNFNSREECEYRCEDVQDPCSLPKVVGPCNGFVKQYFYDHRTDSCSEFEYSGCQGNKNRFQDRESCERKCQKHPPTQTTPNVTVTPEPPLETVSKSPICYMSFDPGSCNGDRTAFYYDSDNQMCQAFIYGGCEGNANRFQTEEQCERLCGKFHGQDICNLPVSAGECRGDFRKYYYDSVTRICREFSYGGCEGNANRFSSMVECESICIHHEEPVSGNDTSFSSLSVCKEPVDSGSCTSGSSKRYYFDEQEQTCRTFVYTGCGGNRNRFKTFESCINTCLSTTNEIDVGSGTNAKDPCVETRKECSTIRCPYGKEAFVDSQDCERCRCVDPCRTQVCPDDTKCAITLVATKDGTEYKGICRSVTKPGRCPNVSNSTRCEQECSTDADCSGEMKCCNNGCGTSCLEPTAVEVATTQRPWITSPAAGMEPASIEKPQEPKVSAQEGSYVTLQCIALGNPTPTITWRKGTTLIAASESRRRILIDGSLQIINLDRYDGGTYVCTADNGLGPPVRAEYELVITEPKDLAAAILGDPNTRVIVSMNSPVSLHCYAWGWPRPFVTWWRGDRMLPLSSEIYEQDSEYSLLIRTVTLPILGEYTCQAFNAIGKAASWSVTLQAVGPVYNIRPEYEEYMKFLVEAPRKPEKPRYPHKPNATRTPDYHTYGPGYVTRQSHVTSPSPIGFTTSAEFGASFRVPVTTNITIGQNQFPEGSDITIPCHVDGYPIPRIYWYKENDLIQPSNRIQITDANRLVIGSANREDSGRYRCEAKNDYSMSSSVVNIEVAGIFIHPNCVDNSFFAKCDLIVMAKYCMHKYYAKFCCRSCTEAGQLPPXGLHPGNSKRRRRCIMKSLV